From the genome of Rhododendron vialii isolate Sample 1 chromosome 10a, ASM3025357v1:
TGCTCAAAAATAAATCGAGACTATGGACAAATAGtcagttttttcaaaaaggtAAAGTATCATCTTGATGTCCCTCAGAAATCCCATCATACACTGGGACAGTGTGAACGTATGACAGAAGGATATCTGACGTAATTCATTTGTAGAGGGCCCCATGTTCAGGGCATGTATAGCTGGTTTGCAATTGTGAGACTTTGGTCTGTTAGTTATGTAGTTGCATGTAAAACTCTAGTAGTTTCAATTCATGTTGTTTCTACTTCTTTTAATTTCAATTCTATGGTTTCTATACTTCATTTGCTACTCCTTGTTTGCATCACCTGTTCATTAAGTTTCACTTAGTCAACCAGACAccaatttttcttttcgttGTTCTACAAGTAAACGTATAAAATGGTATTTGTCGCTTGGTGATGATCTTCTTAAATCCAAGCCTGCTGactactcttttttctttctttcttcatgTGTATGTCTTtgcggtttttattttttttttgggtgggttggggggggggggggggggggggggggggggcggggggtgttgggggggggggtttgtggATGGGTGTGGTGATTTAGCCAAGTTGAAGTATGGGGATATCTATTATTAAGGTATGTTGGTACTGGAATACTGATGACTACTCCCCCTTTCccatgatgttttttttttcctgctttcAATGTGGGGTATATTTGAAGGAAAATCTAAAACTTTACATCCCTTTTACTGATGCTATTAATCATTAAGATGGGGGAATAAAGGGTCATATTTGGAAACCAGTGTCTTTAGATTCGCATTTGAATGAATCGATTACATGTTGTCTTACAAAGTTGCGATTTCCAAGAATGGATGGAGAGAGTAACAAGTTGAAGGTGCCAAAAGAATTCATGCTCTTGTTGGTTTCACAATTTGCCTTTTGATATCGCTCTAATGCTTGTCGTGGTTTCCTAATTATCTACTTCCGACAGGAAAAGATGATGGAACTTGGGTCACATACTGTAAGGTCTCATGGAGTCACAGTGGCTTGGACACACATGTATGACTGGCTTATACTGATGCTCCTTGTGGCAATATATGTCATTCTGAATCGTATTGATCCATTTCATCGCTTTGTTGGGAAAGATATGATGGATGATCTCAAGTATCCCTTAAAAGATAACACTGTTCCTTCATGGAGTATTCCTGTGAGAAATTTATCCACCATTGATTTGTAAATAACATTGTAATGTATAGAGCAttgacttgttttctttttcttgtttggcTAGATTTATGCAATTCTGTTGCCTATAGtaatctttctcttcttttattttcgGAGGAGGGATGTTTATGATCTTCATCATGCAATACTAGGtgacaaaattttcatttccatcaatcttcttctttttcgctCTAGAAAACTTCGGTAAGTACACTGTAATAAAAAACCGTCTTTTCATTTTGCCAGGCCTTCTATACTCTGTTTTCATAACAGCGGTAATCACCAGTGCCGTGAAGGATGCAGTGGGTCGGCCTAGACCACACtttttttggggttgttttCCTGATGGAAAGGAAGTATGCTCCTTTGGATCTCTACTTCTTTTACGTTTTGTACTATATGTCTCTATTGTCCGTTTCTTATACCTTTTTCCCATCTGACCCTATGGACATGGTACATCAcacttgattttcttttagGTTTATGATCAATGGGGAGATGTCATATGTCATGGAGAGAAAAATGTCATAAAGGAAGGATATAAAAGTTTCCCAAGCGGGCACACTTCAGGTAAGAAGCTTCTAATACTATCTTCATATATCTAGTGCTATCACTGGTAGAGAGCAAAGAACAGAAACATGGGaaaatttgaaatactttttCCCTTGTATCATTAGTGTAATTTGGAATGAGGGAGGGATGGGGTTGAGGGGTAGGATCGTAGGAATGGGGTAGGGGGTTGTATGAACATATAGAGATATACTTCTCTCTATAGCTAGGTACTTTTACAATATCATACCCAGCCCTCTGAGTCAAATTTCTAGTGTGATGAAAGTTCATCCATTAAGTCTTAGAACCTATATAAATATGGACATGTTTGTATATCTGTAACATCCCATCCCACGTCAGAAGTCTACATGGATAATCTTGGGTATATAACAAACcgtgtgggctactactagtaccttagGCTTAAGCAtattgggccatgtggtgtggcttgtggatcaaaatcaaagaaCTGGGCTAGTGGTCTGCGTGGGGCATTACAGGTGGTATCTGAGCACATCCCTGGTCTACATGGCGGGGGCCACCTTTAGGATTTGGTACGAGCCTGATGATGCGTTGTGCAAAGCTAAGTGCCACACCATCGCCACCAGGGGAAGGTTGCTGGGCCGATGCAATGAGGAGGTTGCATCATAGGGTGGGGAGATTATGAAGTCCCACATCCCACATCGGGAAAATTTGAAAGGATTAAATGGTATATAAGGATTCGCGAGCAGCTACTGGATAacctgaggttaaccttttgagcttTTGAGCCACGTGTTAGGCTGAGGGTTAGCACGTCAGCTGGCGCTGGTCGTTataggtggtatcagagcaatcAGCGTAAACGACCATGTGGGCCCTGGACTTTGGACTTggcttggttgggtttggtttggtgattTTAGTGCGCGAGGCTTTAAAGGTGGGAGATTATAACACCGCATCCCATATCTGAAGTCTGCATGGATACTTTTGTGGTTGCTGATATGTCTGATAGACAATTTCATCTCACTTCGCCACAACAAGGTTCATGCACACAATTTTCATCTTTTGAGGATTCATTATCTGTTCGGTCATGGCTAATGCAAGTGAAGATGCTAGTGAGGTGGGTGTTGGGTGGGCGTAGAGGGTAGTGAGAAAGTCATTGAAGTTGTTGAGGAAGAAGAGTCGAACCCATTTGAAAAGAAGGCAAGAAAGCGCACATCAACAGTTTGGAAGGATTTTGAAGATGTAACTCTTACAAATGGTTGCAAGAAGTCTCAATGTAAATTCTGCAAACAAAAATTTGTCATTTAAGCATTTGGGTCGACTACTTAGCTTCTTAGAAATATAGACAAGTGTGTCCAACGTCAACTTAAATTTGGAGTAGAAGAGAAAAGTCAAAAGACTCTTATCATTTGAGGCAGGTGGATCGGAGAGTGGGAACCTTATGACCTTTACGTATGACCATGCAAAAGTAAGAAAAGCTGCAAATGATACTTTACCATGAGTATCTGTTTATGCATATGGAACATGTTTTGTTTAACAAGTTCATGAAGACGGCCACTTGTCATTGCAAAAATAAGTCGTGCCAATGCAAAAAAATGACTGTATGTTGACTTACCaagcataaaagaaaaagttgaagaCATCGTTGAAGCATGTTGGTAGACTTAGCATCACCACAAACTTGTGGAAGCCACCCAGGCAAAGGGTCCAATATATGGTCGTGAATTGTCAGTCACTATGTTGATGAAGCTTGGAAGTTACGAAAGCATGTCCCCAGTTTTTGCAATGTGCCCCCTCCACATACCAGGGTATTTATTTCTGATGCTCTTCATAAGTGTTTAGTTGGCTACTATCACGGTGGATAATGCTATATATATAATGATGTTGCTTTGAGAAACTTTAAATCGACCTTTAAGTTGTTAAAGAAGAAGTTATCTTTTGATGGTAAACTTTTTCATGTGCGGTGTGTGCACACATACTTAATCTGATGGTGCAAGATGGGCTTGGTGAAATTAAAGAGATCACTGATTGTATTGGGGATGATGTGAGCTGTGAAGTATTTAGTAAATTCTAAAGCACGCCTAATTCAATTTAGTGATATTGCTAAGTTGAAATTGCtttcggaaaatattttgaagtacaaaaaaaaaaatgaaattgccTTCAGAAAAATTAATCTTGGATAGTCCTACACGATGGAATTCAACTTATTTGATGTTGTTTGTGTGCCTAGCTCTGAATAGTGGGAGTGGGAGAAAGCTGATAAAGTTTGTCAATTTTTGGCAATTTTCAATGATGTGACAAATATTTACGAGCCAAGTCGGGGTGTACGCATCATTACAATAACTATTTGTGaaaaatttttaaattcaaaatcgaTTTGCATTGAATTGGTTAATGAAAGACGTGCGTGGGCacaaatctcattttttataccGACAGTGGTTTACTAACTTCAACAGCATTGGGATCctcaattcaaatcaaataagcCTCGAATGGATGTCCACCGCCGCTGAGGAGATTGTACAGAACCTCTTGGAAATGAACAAGGGCATTCCCTATATCGCTTGAACAACTCTTCAACACTAAGTATCCTAGCAGTTTCCATATTCCTCAAGTATTGAAGGCGGCTGAGGAGAAACTCAACTCTGCTGGCATCGAGTCGTCCGTCTAGACAGAGCGCTGAGGCAAAAGCTAGTTTCGTACGCAAATGGTCTATCACCCGCATGTAGTAACCTCGGTCCCTGTCTGCTTGCTGG
Proteins encoded in this window:
- the LOC131302577 gene encoding lipid phosphate phosphatase 2-like isoform X7; translation: MMELGSHTVRSHGVTVAWTHMYDWLILMLLVAIYVILNRIDPFHRFVGKDMMDDLKYPLKDNTVPSWSIPIYAILLPIVIFLFFYFRRRDVYDLHHAILGLLYSVFITAVITSAVKDAVGRPRPHFFWGCFPDGKEVYDQWGDVICHGEKNVIKEGYKSFPSGHTSGSFAGLGFLSLYMSGKIKPFDRRGHVAKLCVVFLPLLIASLVGISRVDDYWHHWEDVFAGGLLGLTVATFCYLQFFPPPYHAEGWGPYAYFRVVEELHASTQAANNVNTQNGQPREAHLESQHHERSSNAFIGISIAGDTSSTLEDLESGRSTNRISDPAHTAGGV